The Arvicola amphibius chromosome 11, mArvAmp1.2, whole genome shotgun sequence genomic interval TGTCAGTAGTGACCAGATCAGGGTCAGGCTGAGGGAGATGGTGTCTGAAGAACAAAATAATTAGAGTCCAGACTGCAACACGCAGCGAAATGAGATGCTACATCTGCCTCCTATCCACAAAAAGCACGGatcaggaagaaggaaaaacGAAAACAACTCTCTGTCTTCAGTACACAGCAGTCTGATTTCAGAGCCCCAGCCTTTGCCCCTTTCTGTTCCCCTAACTGTGCAGGAGTGCATGGCTTCTTCTACACCTAGTGTGTATGGCCCTGGGCGCATCTGGGGGCCTCCCTGAAAATGATTTCTTCATTGACAAAGCTTGGCAGAAATTGTTAAGTTCTTGGGAAACATAGAGACCTGAATCACACTCCTAAGCTTCATGGAGCAAGAAAACAGTCCAATTTCATCACAGCCCAAGCCAGGAGCTGCTCACAGCTTAGCTATGGATTACTTAGCTGTGGTTTAACTTTcagagctgggaatggaacccagggcctcttatGTGTTAGGCAAGCCCCGTCCCTTGGAACCCAAACCCTACCCTACACTTAGTATTTATGCCACTTTATCCTATACCCTCCCAACAGCTTGAGGACCCCTCACACAGCTCAGCATCTTTTGTAAAGGCCAGCACAAAACTCTGCAACATAACAGGGGCATGGGGAAGCCTGGGTTAAAGAATCAGTATGCATTGGTGGAAGAGCATTTTCCAGGTCAGAGCTAGTGCCTGCCGGATAACCAGCTAAGGGAGATGCCGCTCCTGTCATCCCCAAACCTTCCCCCGTAGCTCAGATATCACATCCCTTAATTTCCTCGTGAATCATTCAGAGCCACCTcccttttttgtattttgtatttcagGTACACCCCACTCAAACTCGAAGCAAGTTTGGTATGACCTTCATTTTCCTGCATCAGGAAACTTTAGGATGAAACCCCAACTTCGCCATGAGGTTAGGGATCAAACATAGACTCTCAATGGGCCTTTCCCAGGCATACTGAGTAGGGAATCTGCCctctcccattcttcctttctGAGACGATGACCAGCTTCTTGGGGGTCCAGTTGGCAATGTCATTTGGTTTAAGCATGGCTGAATAAATCCAAACCTTGTTGTTCAGGGgagacttttctttccttttatgagATCAAAGACCACTATTACATCAGCTCCAGTCTCCCATTCTCTTTACTTTTGGTACAGATGGGGGGTCTGACTATGGCTGAGGAGGAAGGACCCAAGGCAGTACCAGATTATCATAACCCCTTCTGATTTCTTCTCTGCAGTTGGCAGTTAGATATACCCAATTCAGAAAAGAGATCTTTTCAAAGTCTGACTGAAATGCCAAGTCCTGTAACAAAGGTGCAGGTGGCTGTTTAGGAAATTGTTGGACActgttgggaccaattaagtccttcagctgctcttccctgtctagagccttctaattgaagttattagaagctgtgcctagcttagagaatcagaggatgggattttcacctgttggccattgactgcagtgtatttaagcctccgtggtgctattaaagaaaggCTTtcggtaccagtgttggaaggtctgcgtGTCGCTCTGTCTCTGcgttcctcaacctccagcccctttccggaagctcgcgaactgggttctagcgcatagagcgcagatgtGGTGGGGCGGTGCGCGGCAGGACACATTCCATAGTAAGAACAAAGAATTCAACATCCAGGAATGACATAACACCAATCCATAGAGAAAGAGATGTAATAGATGTATTGCACACAGCTTCCTTGGAATGGGAGAGATTCTAAGCTGGGAGTTTGCTCTGGGCTGGGTACTTTATGGGGCCCCCTgagtcctcccctctcctctattcGTTATGTTTGGATACCGACTTCCGTCCCCTCCCCTACTATCTTCCTCAGATATCTTCTGGAACAAGAATCTGCCACCTGAGGGAACCCACATTCACTTTGCATGTCTGCCTATGTCCTTTTAACCCTCTCTCAATTTGGGATTAGTAGTTAATGAAGACAAGCAATTCTCATCAAGTCGGGTTTGATATAAGATGACAAATGTTCCCTCTTTTGTGCAAATGAAACAGGCAGAGTGATGTCACTTAAGATGTTACAGTGTACAAACAATAGGAGAGGAACCCTTTAGTCCCCCTTTCCTGATATTCTTGAAATGGCTTCGTGTCTAAATGAGGGGAAAGAGGCTCATAAGATGAAGTCTGCGAGATTAGTGAGAAGGACATGTTTGAGATTAACAATAAGGTTCAAGCTGCAGAAAAGCACTAGTGAAAATATGTTTTGAGATGAAAGTCAGATTAGTTTGTACACTAAATCCACAAGACACGCTTAACGTCCATTTCACAAAGTTTATTGAACATTAAGAAAAAGCACAAACAGGTCAAACAACGACACACAAGCAGCGGAACCACCAGGACATCAGAAAAGTAAGCATTGATTTCATCGCTTCCCAGCggaaatacagatatttatgaGTTGATTTTGCGCTGGTGGGAGTATGGGTCACATCATCACAGGGAAGCAAACAGGCCTGGAGATCACCACTCAGACAACTCCCCGGATATGCAGCCTCTGTGTGCACAACGATTCACCACAAAAATTCCAAAGAATATTATAAATAACTCTACCTACACTCCACAGTTGGCAGGGTACCATCATACGTCAAGAGGCACTGTCTGTCAATGAATGCAAGTCACGTAGGCATCTTCAAGTTTGGTCTTACAAAAGTTTAAGTAAGGCCAAAATGTTTAAGCTTTAGGAACAGGTGGCAGTCCAGTTAACTTTTTCTTTCGATACATAAAGTCTTCTTGTGCACATATCTGTTTTCCAATGGCATTGGATGgttcctgtgaaagggtcattcaaacCCCAAAGGGGTggtgacccagaggttgagaaccactgttgtgcAGCAATGGTTGACCTAGAATTAGCCACGTAGAGCAGCcttgtcttgaattcacagatatctgccaGGTTTTCTGCCTCTAAAATGCTAGAGCGTAATGTGCCAACCCATCCAATCCTCATGATTCCATTCCTCTTttgttcaaaattattttttttcatacaatgtactCAGCATTTGGTTTATCGCTGCCTGGAATCTCCAGCATTTTTACATGCAATCACAGTCTTTCACTGATTGACTTCTGACTACTCAAGAATACAGATTTCGCAACAAATGGCAATGAATGGGAATAAAGAAGTATGTCTGCTCATTTTAGCAACGCTATTAAGATTGAGAAGATAAAGCAGTTTTCTTAAACATACACATCAATCTTCATTCAAACTGAAATGCAGTTTGGTCTGAAAGTCACGTCATTTTGTTTGCATTCACCATACCACAGTTCAACACGTAACTTACAGGTTACTCTACTGATGAGCTAGCTACATGTACCACTAATTTCCTTAATTTATAGGTTTTCTTCTAACCAACTAATATACTTGTCTCTTATTCTTAATCCTAAATGTAAAAACACCGGCGCTCCAGTAAAGGATAGGGCTCCATGGATTCCTTCCTCTAGATGGTCATGAGTGACTTGGACCCCAACATTTCTAAGCCGTGTGATGTAAATGAGACTATCGTCTCTTATGAGATCATGTTCACATGTGACAACATAAGTTAATGGCAAAACCTGTAACTGGGAGTCATTGGCTATCAAAGGTGACATTCTGTTATCCACAAGTGCTGGATAGGCATCATTTAGTTTTCCAAGGACGGGCTCCCTGTAAAcatagttctttttatatttctcagGAAGGAAGTCACTCCAGTTAACAAACTTGAACAAGTCTCTTGACCCTGGTGGCATGTGTTCATTTCTTAGTAAGGCCTGGAGCAGAGTTTTGTCTTCAGTCACATACAAGCTCGCCAACTTAATTATCATCTCCCTGGACACAATTGGACCATGTTCGTACTCTCGATGTGATGGCAGAGAAGTATCAAGCACTTGTAGGCCAGGGTATATCAAAGCTTGTGCCTTAATTCTGTCTTTGAATTCTGGATCATTCTGTAACTAGAAATATAATGGATATTAATTAATCAATAGTTTTCAAACAAAAGGATTTGCAGTTTCACTTTAATAGCCTGAGATAAATAAATTTACTAATCTGAAGCACTATTTAGTGATCTTTCTCACAATATTTGCACACTGACTGAGAGACATGAGTGTGGAATTCCACTGTCATATGTCCAGAAACAATGTACTCTCTGTCGCTCACACATTTATCCACATCTAACAATCAAACAGGGAGATGATCAGCCACATGCTAGTGGTGATGACAGGATAAATATGTTTATGATGTTACATTTTTTGCACATTCATTTGTCTTAGAAACTTAGTTTTTGTTGTTCAGAATAAAGTTTTGTTGTGTGTCTTAGTTTGTTCTGGAACATACTGCCCCTCTcgctcagtctcccaagtgctctaATAACAAGCATGTATTATAGATAGCAGTGTAAAAGTAATGCAAATATACCTAAAACAcagttgttggggtttttttttgcgTATTAGGATTAAAGCAAATAATAACACACACAACATACCAGTTGAATCACCGCTGCTACCAAGGTGCCCCCAGAACTGTCTCCCGTAATACAGATGCGTGCGGGATCCACTCCATATTTTGCAAGAACCTTATCCTGGAGAAAGAACTTGGTCACAAAAACACAGTCTTCAAGGGCAGCTGGGAATTGATACTGAGGAGCAAGTCTGTAGCTTTAGAGGTAAACCAAGCAGAAACACAACAAAGCCCTTGTTAAAATTATGCAActaaatctctctccctctcaccaaCAGGTACCCTGACATATTGAATAATAACCCTCACTAATTAACACCTAGATGACTGGTAACTTTTGTCTTAAAAGTGAGGAGTAGATTTGGGTTCAGCGTTTCAGGTGTTGATTCTAAGGAGGAATGAGTAAGTCAGGTGTGTTATCCTCGTGAATCCTGTATGCTCCAGTGGCCCTCAGTGTGCTTgcggctcaaaaaaaaaattcagaattacTAATGGGATCCCTCAGATAttttaagtaaagaaagaatgagagtaAATAGGGCTGTTTCAAAGAATTTGAAATATGAATGTTTTAAGTATACCAGTGGCTCCTACAAAGATTCCTAAGGCTGAGATAAGACcattgtgtttgtttgtctttggctGGGTACATTTGTGCTCCATCACAGGAGCGCACCTTAACCAGACCATCTCACTTTTTAAGTCGATCAACTTCAAATTCATTAGAATTAGTGAATAACTCACATGGTTATATTAAGCAATGTTCATCAGACGGTTCTTGCGTTTATATTTTAACCTGtgtctaaaatatttgaaattagtaTAATCTGAGCAGAGTAGGACAGAAACATTAATATTCTTCAAGATAAGGAACAGCCAATACCTTAAAAGGTAACCTGCAGAATTTGTAAACAATGTACAGCAAACTTACTATTTAAAAAGCTTAGCTAAAAATTATATTGTGTTGGACTTAGCTAAAATCATAGCAGTAATGGCATTGTGTATTTAATGTCACAATTTAGATATTTTTTGAAACTTAAGTAATTTGTCTGGTTCCATTTTGAAGTAATTAGAAGCAGGACAGAACTGATCTCTAGTATGTGCTACTGGCTCCAAATATACTGTCAACCATGAAACTCCTGAGAGTGATCTTGTGAGGTCTACAGTTTTATACCTCCGTGTCTTCTTCAttgagggactggaaagatgtgCAGCACTCAGTCCATACTCCTGCGAGTGCCTCAGTAGCTCAGAGGACACACAATAAGCACTTACTCATAGTTTTGCTCTATTATTGAAAATGTTGTCAAAAGTCATGTCATAAAATATTAAGACGgataattttgatggtatcttgAAACATTCAAATTACGCAAATACCTTTACCTAACAGAATTAGAACTAAAGACAACTCCAACCCCATACGGTGTTTATAAACAGCTCCCATAAAACCCAATGTCTCAAGCACATAGTGAATAAACTTTCAAGGAATGTCACTTGCAGGTAAAATTAGGTGCTTGAGAATCCTGAAGTTCATAGTCCCAGAGATGTCACAGCTGTGATAACAAAATTGCTTATTCCTCTGGTCTCACATTTGTGTCCACAGTGGCCGATATCAAAGCCAAGGCTGATGCCTTTGAGAACATATTGACATTACAATCATAAGAAAATTACTATAAACAGAAATTCATATGTTATGGGTATAGTTGGGTGACAAGCCCTGAAAAAGCCAGGCCTACGTTGTGAAGGCAAATGCTGCGGTATGAAGTATTATCGTTCTCTTACTCTATTCCCACAATAACAGCGCCAAGCTTGTTTGCTGTCAATCTGTTCAGGTCATCATAGGCTGACATCTCTGAAACAAAAGGAATGGATTTAGAATGGAGCCCTGTAAATAGAAAACAATGGGAACCCAGCAACGCTCGTGCATGTGATAGAAATGTGAATTACCACTGATTGGTGGAAACTCGGCAATCTCCACATTTATTGTCACGTACATCAACACTCTGTCGGAGTCCAGGAAGAAAGACAGTCTACAACTTATTACTGTAGCACAAAGACAGTTAAAGTAGAGCACGGAGGTCACTACTGTGGGACATTTGTATTACTTGTCTTCTTGTCTTATTTATTCCCCCTCTTTAATCTTTGAGAAAAGAATAAGATTGTATCGGATAAGGAATTCACACAATACATTAGGGATCAGGTATGCACCCCAGTCTGCAGCTGAATTTATTGAACATAAATTCAGCAACAATGCTGGAGATGGAAAACAGAACTCATATCTATGAGATGGACATGGGACTAGGATGGAAACAGTGacaaataaagcagaagaaaatgtaggGTTGATACCtaaagaattaaataataaaatatggggAATTATCAATATTTGTAA includes:
- the LOC119826801 gene encoding arylacetamide deacetylase-like 2, translated to MGYKTLCFGFSCVLFAYSVYSPVPENIEEPWKVIFMDAVIKMTSLVATLFENIGLMKYEEVFFTVAALQFTEPVSDENVTVVDTNFSDIPVRLYLPKRKSERQRPAIVFIHGGAFVLGSCKMSAYDDLNRLTANKLGAVIVGIDYRLAPQYQFPAALEDCVFVTKFFLQDKVLAKYGVDPARICITGDSSGGTLVAAVIQLLQNDPEFKDRIKAQALIYPGLQVLDTSLPSHREYEHGPIVSREMIIKLASLYVTEDKTLLQALLRNEHMPPGSRDLFKFVNWSDFLPEKYKKNYVYREPVLGKLNDAYPALVDNRMSPLIANDSQLQVLPLTYVVTCEHDLIRDDSLIYITRLRNVGVQVTHDHLEEGIHGALSFTGAPVFLHLGLRIRDKYISWLEENL